In Gadus chalcogrammus isolate NIFS_2021 chromosome 1, NIFS_Gcha_1.0, whole genome shotgun sequence, one DNA window encodes the following:
- the cdh26.1 gene encoding cadherin-like protein 26 → MRDHSNFLTTMKNSCLFLLIVMMIAEAPGNNCPEHKREKRDLLLRSKRRWVLSTFELTEEDEGPFPKIFTTMFNDKTKLANDIHKFSISGNGVTEAPMDVFSINETSGVVMVRKKIDRETYPIFHIKFDILNRETGKSIDKTLGFDVNIIDINDNPPRFKSDIMRANVRETIQEGWLPVWLEVEDKDEANTINSTFTVRILSQEPKEPVLKLANTPNSKKSQLSFDGCFDYDKVKKYKVIVEAKDHGKPPLSSTAVIHLGIMDGNSHLPRFKEREYKGQVMEMETNKEVLRVGVEDKDTPNTAAWRAKYFFVKGNEDKIYDITTDPLTNEGILTVVKGRDFERTTNSTLQIGVENEEELFVCASKKPGYKIVTPKTDIINITVKVIDVNDPPKFVKKLTDVYQREEDEPGQKLFEPEISDDDSDVDQIRYTIIEDLAGWASIDPKTGIVHAVKKMDRESPFVDKDNVYKIVVAAIDNGEPPATASSTILVHLRDINDNLPGLVNNSGVMCVNKVNTLTVYAFDSDLPPFSGPFSFSLGSEDKELKKNWKIDPATGEEAGLVMLKSLPYGNYSIPLVIKDQQGGGGAEDVVIAVVICDCGGGDTCRGKLPASTNVGPSVIGLACGALLLFLLLLLLFTCECGNKFQSITISQSEGNQSLIMYNEEGGGSACKMEPTFHLTHISSLTVTEGQKLERAQMSQMSQMSQMSQMYETTTEEADYYQSSAPRMVNLFRGLGQGQQRNGDPRESHRSNGGRSMSSTWNSRMMSARSVSRKQASTLLSDQLIAEHIDTKLYELGEVPGDYPMYRPTVFTHEGQGSRAQSLDNLSLDLGDDLEFLSDLGPKFKTLGGLCDKNLK, encoded by the exons ATGCGGGATCACAGCAACTTTCTCACCACAATGAAGAACTCTTGCCTTTTTTTACTG ATCGTCATGATGATTGCAGAAGCCCCTGGTAACAACTGCCCAGAGCATAAGCGGGAAAAACGA GATCTGTTGTTGCGTTCCAAGAGAAGGTGGGTTCTTTCCACCTTTGAACTgacagaggaagatgaaggaCCATTCCCAAAAATATTCACGACG ATGTTTAATGATAAAACCAAACTGGCGAATGACATACACAAGTTTTCTATCTCTGGTAACGGTGTGACCGAAGCCCCCATGGATGTGTTCTCCATCAATGAAACATCTGGGGTGGTCATGGTCCGCAAGAAGATCGACAGAGAGACATACCCTATTTTCCAT ATTAAATTTGATATCCTGAACAGAGAAACTGGCAAAAGTATTGACAAAACTCTGGGCTTTGATGTCAACATAATAGACATTAATGACAACCCACCTAGGTTTAAAAGTGATATCATGAGAGCCAATGTGAGGGAGACCATTCAAGAAG GGTGGCTCCCAGTGTGGCTGGAAGTAGAAGACAAGGATGAGGCGAACACCATCAACTCTACTTTCACCGTCAGGATTTTGTCACAGGAACCCAAAGAACCGGTGCTGAAATTAGCGAATACTCCAAATTCCAAAAAGTCGCAGCTTTCCTTCGATGGGTGCTTTGACTATGAT AAAGTGAAGAAGTACAAGGTCATTGTTGAGGCGAAAGACCATGGGAagccacccctctcctccactgcTGTGATCCATCTGGGTATTATGGACGGCAACAGTCATCTTCCCAgattcaaagagagagag TACAAAGGGCAGGTTATGGAGATGGAGACCAACAAGGAGGTTCTGCGTGTGGGAGTTGAAGATAAAGACACCCCTAATACCGCCGCCTGGAGGGCCAAGTATTTCTTCGTCAAAGGGAATGAAGACAAAATCTATGATATTACCACTGATCCGTTAACCAACGAGGGCATCCTCACGGTGGTCAAG GGCAGGGATTTTGAAAGGACAACCAACAGCACCCTGCAGATCGGAGTGGAGAACGAGGAGgaactgtttgtttgtgcgtctaAGAAGCCCGGATACAAAATAGTCACCCCCAAAACGGACATCATCAACATCACCGTGAAGGTCATCGATGTCAACGACCCCCCTAAATTTGTCAAGAAGTTGACGGACGTGtatcagagagaggaggatgaacCCGGGCAAAAACTGTTCGAACCAGAGATCAGTGATGACGATTCGGACGTAGACCAAATCCG GTATACAATAATTGAAGACCTCGCAGGCTGGGCCAGCATCGACCCCAAGACGGGCATAGTCCATGCAGTTAAGAAGATGGACCGAGAGTCGCCGTTTGTTGACAAAGACAACGTTTACAAAATCGTAGTCGCTGCCATAGACAACG GGGAGCCCCCGGCCACTGCCAGCAGCACTATCCTGGTCCACCTGAGGGACATCAACGACAACCTCCCAGGGCTGGTCAACAACAGCGGGGTGATGTGCGTTAACAAGGTCAACACGCTGACGGTTTACGCTTTTGATTCAGACTTGCCTCCATTCAGCGGAccattctccttctctctggggTCGGAAGACAAGGAACTGAAGAAGAATTGGAAAATTGACCCTGCCACTG GGGAGGAAGCGGGGCTGGTAATGCTGAAGAGCCTGCCCTACGGCAACTACTCTATCCCGCTGGTCATCAAGGACCAgcagggcgggggaggggcggaGGACGTGGTGATAGCGGTGGTCATTTGCGACTGCGGCGGAGGGGACACATGCCGCGGGAAGCTGCCGGCCTCGACCAACGTCGGCCCGTCAGTCATCGGACTCGCATGCGGTGCACTGTTACTCTTTC tgctgctgctgctcctcttcacGTGTGAATGCGGCAACAAGTTCCAGAGCATCACAATCTCCCAGAGTGAAGGCAACCAGTCGCTCATTATGTACaacgaggagggagggggctctGCTTgcaag atggaGCCCACCTTCCACCTCACCCACATCAGCAGCCTGACAGTGACAGAGGGGCAGAAGCTGGAAAGAGCGCAG ATGTCACAGATGTCTCAGATGTCTCAGATGTCTCAGATGTACGAGACAACCACCGAGGAGGCAGACTACTACCAGAGCTCCGCACCCAGGATG GTAAACCTCTTCCGAGGTCTGGGACAGGGGCAGCAGCGTAATGGAGACCCAAGGGAGTCTCACAGGAGCAATGGCGGTCGGAGCATG TCCTCGACTTGGAATTCCAGGATGATGTCCGCCAGG AGTGTTTCACGCAAACAGGCCTCCACCCTGCTCTCGGATCAGCTCATCGCAGAACACATAGACACC AAGCTGTATGAGCTAGGGGAGGTGCCTGGGGACTACCCGATGTACAGGCCCACTGTGTTCACCCACGAGGGCCAAGGCAGCCGGGCTCAGTCGCTGGACAACCTGTCACTGGACCTGGGGGACGACCTTGAGTTTCTCAGCGATCTGGGCCCCAAATTCAAGACCCTGGGAGGCCTCTGTGACAAGAACTTAAAGTAG
- the LOC130384947 gene encoding cadherin-like protein 26: MDTISSSFLVILFLGINYSSSDILHRQKRTWIIDTFSIEEEYSGTHPYELGKIELANKFTLMKLHGQGVDEEPKGKLNIDPNTGIITVLGKLDYEKNQKLMMKFEAVDRVTNVVDTKLSVEVQILDVNDNVPTFTQTYYMVHMKESAPQGSYVMVVSATDLDNRNTKNGTFGFKIVSVTPEPSDLEFYMEKNSGYGNISFRGCLDYEKSKTYTILVEVKDHGEAIQLSSTCTVVVNIDDENNHLPVFTGPSQSATLEEGIVGVEVLRMQATDRDTKGTDAWKVNYVIHGESGVNFRIVTDPETNEGVLSVIKPLDYEDQSLLNLTISVENYGKYFSCQVVNKNVNSNGHWKVLTTNEKPELSTKVVILNVLDVNSAPVFKPENKTVTVYEDISVGYNLGSMTAVDRDVAHGNKIRYFKGEDPAKWVTVDPKNGVITTVKTLDRESSDVKKDIYAVTVLGVDDGEPPATGTGTLFIHLRDRNDNTPLLDATSIGICISDNDADSKANITAFDHDVEPFAGPFTFKLLGDVKDKWRIEPEYGYSVNLFREDRIPSGQHVVQLKVSDQQDNSALHNITVIVCECAATNIGGMPSCLERQRSSSIGFSGAAPIGFIAILLLLGILLLGILLSCKKEVMLMPDEGTEQNLICSNSEQRGSDCKMSLKALHEREDRIQRTCVHDIGYQFQTADLDNDVFPKLNTSFCDTHNGYTSANSFMGGAQTGSTRINSSMRRTNVSFRGTSNGYTGTNGEHRAALEDILEQRNYLQQFIDRRVGILQAPGEELGDYAPHLYGEEGHPDSSQPLEPIPIQEVSFHPDMLQYLDTKFNTLASLCSPEIKSS, encoded by the exons ATGGACACAATATCTTCCAGCTTCCTCGTCATCCTG TTTCTAGGAATAAACTATTCATCGTCAGATATTTTGCATCGGCAGAAAAGAACCTGGATAATAGATACCTTTTCAATCGAAGAGGAATACAGTGGAACTCATCCGTATGAACTCGGCAAA ATTGAACTGGCGAATAAGTTCACACTTATGAAGCTGCATGGTCAAGGAGTCGATGAGGAGCCCAAGGGGAAACTGAACATTGACCCAAACACAGGGATTATCACCGTGCTCGGCAAATTGGACTATGAGAAAAACCAAAAACTTATG atgAAATTTGAGGCAGTCGACAGAGTTACAAACGTCGTGGACACCAAACTTTCTGTTGAGGTGCAAATCTTGGACGTAAATGACAATGTTCCTACTTTTACACAAACGTATTATATGGTCCATATGAAAGAGTCAGCCCCACAAG GTTCATATGTGATGGTTGTCTCTGCCACGGATTTAGACAACAGAAACACCAAGAATGGCACGTTTGGCTTCAAGATTGTGTCCGTCACCCCAGAGCCCTCTGACCTGGAATTCTACATGGAAAAGAACAGTGGTTATGGAAACATCTCATTTAGAGGGTGTCTGGACTATGAG AAATCAAAGACGTACACTATCCTGGTGGAGGTGAAAGACCACGGGGAAGCGATTCAGCTGTCAAGCACCTGCACCGTGGTCGTCAATATCGATGACGAAAACAACCACCTTCCCGTCTTCACGGGGCCCTCG CAAAGTGCAACTCTGGAAGAAGGGATAGTAGGCGTGGAGGTTTTACGCATGCAAGCGACGGACAGAGACACCAAGGGCACAGATGCCTGGAAGGTCAATTATGTCATCCATGGAGAAAGTGGTGTAAACTTCAGAATCGTCACAGATCCAGAGACAAATGAAGGGGTCTTGTCCGTGATAAAG CCCTTGGACTACGAGGACCAATCGCTTTTGAACTTGACCATTAGTGTGGAGAATTATGGGAAATATTTTTCATGCCAGGTTGTGAACAAGAATGTAAACAGCAATGGTCATTGGAAAGTGTTGACAACGAATGAGAAGCCTGAGCTGTCCACAAAGGTTGTAATATTGAATGTTTTAGATGTGAACAGCGCACCCGTATTCAAGCCCGAGAACAAAACAGTGACGGTGTATGAGGACATTTCTGTTGGGTATAATCTAGGGTCTATGACAGCAGTTGACAGGGATGTGGCACATGGAAACAAGATTCG TTATTTCAAAGGAGAGGATCCTGCCAAATGGGTGACTGTGGATCCAAAGAACGGTGTCATAACAACGGTCAAAACATTAGACAGAGAATCATCTGATGTTAAAAAAGATATCTATGCAGTCACTGTTTTGGGTGTTGACGACG GTGAGCCTCCGGCAACTGGAACCGGAACCCTGTTCATACACCTGAGAGACCGAAATGACAACACTCCCCTACTGGACGCCACATCGATTGGAATATGCATCTCCGATAACGACGCGGATTCCAAAGCAAACATCACTGCCTTTGATCATGATGTGGAGCCCTTCGCCGGGCCCTTTACCTTCAAACTCCTCGGAGACGTGAAGGACAAGTGGAGGATTGAGCCTGAATATG GGTACTCTGTCAACCTCTTCCGGGAGGACCGGATCCCCAGCGGGCAACATGTGGTTCAGCTGAAGGTGTCTGATCAGCAGGACAACTCTGCTCTGCACAACATCAccgtgattgtgtgtgaatgCGCGGCTACCAACATCGGGGGTATGCCCAGCTGTCTGGAACGCCAACGCTCCAGCTCCATCGGTTTCAGCGGAGCCGCTCCGATAGGGTTTATTGCCATTCTTCTCCTActag GTATATTGCTTTTGGGGATTCTACTATCGTGCAAGAAAGAGGTTATGCTCATGCCAGATGAAGGGACGGAACAAAACCTGATTTGCTCAAACTCAGAGCAGCGGGGAAGCGACTGCAAG ATGTCATTGAAAGCCTTACACGAGAGGGAGGACAGGATCCAGAGGACTTGCGTGCACGACATTGGCTACCAG TTCCAGACTGCTGATTTGGATAACGATGTCTTTCCAAAGTTGAac ACTTCCTTTTGCGACACTCACAATGGCTATACAAGTGCAAAC TCTTTCATGGGGGGAGCTCAAACTGGCTCAACTAGGATAAAC TCTTCCATGAGAAGAACAAAC gtttcctttcgggGAACTTCGAACGGCTACACAGGGACCAAC GGCGAACATCGTGCCGCTTTGGAAGACATTTTAGAGCAACGCAACTACCTGCAACAATTTATAGACAGG AGAGTCGGGATCCTCCAGGCCCCAGGGGAGGAGTTGGGAGACTACGCCCCTCACCTGTACGGTGAGGAGGGCCACCCAGACAGCAGCCAACCGCTGGAGCCCATACCCATCCAGGAGGTCTCCTTCCACCCAGACATGCTGCAGTACCTGGACACAAAATTCAACACGCTGGCCTCCCTCTGCAGCCCCGAAATTAAATCCTCGTAA